Proteins encoded in a region of the Teredinibacter purpureus genome:
- a CDS encoding LruC domain-containing protein encodes MSKFIKRAAAGFILGAISFASNGLNAAPFSDCPNEAFLVQNKVSTLFGVRLATGFYEQISPLDWNQSKMNALAFSVHDNFLYAYSYSHGSIVRIHSDFDVEPVWLSNMPDKGFYVGDISVAENAYYLFRPGANYGLYRVSLDENSADYLDLVRVVDGSALNLAIYDLAFHPSNGFAYAVDRWGNLWKIDVSAGTSEQLSNVGEAGVFGAVYFDVDGNLYLSRNKDGHIFRINTNWDYPIAEFYAHGPSSSNNDGARCALAPIVSAAAPTTDFGDAPDSYGTSINANGARHEISEEGLFLGQQVTAEPNAYASNGSGIDDNDGVNFVTGSEAGQSAIVEVESSATGYLNAWVDWDRDGEFDSDEQTITAKAVNAGQNIVVYGVPTWAEPGSTWSRFRISSQQNVGPTGGVSDGEVEDYKIDVAEQNVTVARYPAANAWATLAFEDNWPLMGDYDMNDLVVHYRLSSFTSEDTLLRIKIEGEIVAIGASFHNGFAFRIPGLLRSEIDQSRAEFIINNQRRELLLETNQDDAIFIIANDLWDFVTPGENCKFYRTEPECGSNIQMTFSLEIPVVANVAAQNIASFPYDPFIFGTEGHERSYVFGEAPGRRYEIHLKNQAPTAAFQDNFLGRGDDASNAAFGEYFVNENGMPWAINIPYEWQYPIEYMDVKYAYPDFHGHVSSAGANNVDWFTVEKSNPNNTFTQ; translated from the coding sequence ATGAGTAAATTCATTAAAAGAGCAGCTGCGGGTTTTATTCTCGGGGCAATTAGCTTCGCGAGCAATGGGCTAAATGCTGCACCGTTTTCGGATTGCCCCAACGAGGCATTTTTAGTTCAGAACAAAGTTTCAACGCTTTTCGGGGTTCGGTTGGCGACAGGCTTTTATGAGCAAATATCACCGCTGGACTGGAACCAGAGTAAAATGAACGCTTTGGCGTTTAGCGTGCATGATAATTTCTTATATGCCTACAGCTATAGCCACGGCTCAATTGTTCGGATTCATTCCGATTTCGACGTAGAGCCTGTGTGGTTATCCAATATGCCGGATAAAGGGTTTTACGTTGGCGACATTTCGGTCGCCGAAAACGCTTATTACCTCTTCCGGCCCGGCGCTAATTACGGTCTATACCGTGTTTCCTTAGATGAAAATTCTGCAGACTATTTAGATCTCGTGAGGGTTGTTGATGGTAGTGCGTTAAATCTCGCAATCTACGATTTAGCCTTTCATCCCAGTAATGGTTTTGCTTACGCGGTGGACCGCTGGGGAAATCTTTGGAAAATTGATGTGAGTGCGGGTACATCAGAGCAATTAAGTAATGTGGGCGAGGCGGGTGTATTTGGTGCCGTTTATTTTGATGTGGATGGAAACCTTTACCTTAGTCGCAATAAAGACGGCCATATTTTCAGGATCAATACGAATTGGGATTATCCCATTGCGGAGTTTTATGCGCACGGCCCTTCTTCCAGTAATAATGATGGCGCTAGATGCGCACTTGCTCCCATCGTTTCGGCTGCAGCGCCCACCACCGATTTTGGTGATGCCCCAGATTCCTACGGCACGAGTATCAACGCCAATGGGGCTCGACATGAAATATCAGAAGAAGGCCTATTCCTAGGTCAACAAGTGACTGCTGAACCCAATGCCTATGCGAGTAACGGCAGTGGAATAGATGATAACGATGGCGTTAATTTTGTGACGGGTTCAGAAGCTGGCCAGTCGGCCATAGTAGAGGTGGAGTCGTCGGCAACGGGTTATTTAAATGCATGGGTTGATTGGGATCGAGATGGTGAATTTGATTCGGACGAACAAACAATTACGGCAAAGGCGGTTAATGCAGGGCAGAACATTGTTGTTTATGGGGTGCCCACCTGGGCCGAACCTGGCAGTACTTGGAGCCGTTTTCGCATCAGTTCGCAGCAGAACGTAGGCCCTACGGGAGGCGTGTCAGATGGCGAGGTGGAAGATTATAAAATTGACGTTGCGGAACAGAATGTCACGGTCGCCCGTTACCCCGCGGCAAATGCATGGGCGACATTGGCGTTTGAAGATAATTGGCCATTAATGGGCGATTACGATATGAATGACTTAGTTGTTCATTATCGTCTTTCTTCGTTTACCTCCGAAGATACGTTGTTACGCATAAAAATTGAAGGTGAAATTGTTGCAATTGGCGCGTCGTTTCATAACGGTTTTGCCTTTCGTATTCCGGGTCTTTTACGCTCGGAAATCGATCAGAGTCGAGCTGAATTTATTATTAATAATCAACGCCGCGAGTTGTTGTTAGAAACCAATCAAGACGATGCAATTTTTATTATCGCCAACGATTTATGGGATTTTGTAACGCCTGGTGAGAACTGCAAATTTTACCGAACGGAACCTGAATGTGGGTCCAATATCCAAATGACATTTTCATTGGAAATTCCTGTTGTGGCCAACGTTGCAGCGCAAAATATTGCTAGCTTCCCATACGACCCCTTTATATTTGGGACAGAGGGCCACGAGCGTAGCTATGTGTTTGGTGAGGCGCCTGGCCGTCGTTATGAGATCCATCTAAAAAATCAGGCGCCCACAGCGGCCTTCCAAGATAATTTTTTGGGAAGAGGTGACGATGCCTCGAATGCGGCGTTCGGCGAGTATTTTGTGAACGAAAATGGTATGCCTTGGGCCATTAATATTCCCTATGAATGGCAGTACCCTATTGAATATATGGATGTTAAATATGCTTACCCAGATTTTCATGGGCACGTTTCATCGGCCGGTGCCAATAATGTTGATTGGTTTACCGTTGAAAAAAGTAATCCTAACAATACGTTCACGCAGTAA
- the ftsB gene encoding cell division protein FtsB has protein sequence MKGLISVLIVLFVMLQYRLWVGEGSIANVVRLQKEITKQRAENDRLSERNRLLAAEVKALKNGTDAIEGRARSEMGMIKEGETFFMIVEKDKLPQ, from the coding sequence ATGAAAGGGCTAATTTCAGTTCTCATCGTACTTTTTGTAATGTTGCAATATCGGCTATGGGTAGGCGAAGGAAGCATTGCAAATGTGGTGCGATTACAGAAGGAAATTACCAAGCAGCGAGCAGAAAATGATCGTTTATCGGAGCGTAACCGCTTGTTGGCCGCTGAGGTTAAGGCGCTCAAAAACGGAACAGATGCCATCGAAGGCCGTGCGCGCAGTGAAATGGGTATGATCAAAGAAGGCGAGACGTTTTTCATGATTGTCGAAAAAGATAAATTGCCGCAATAG